Within the Streptomyces sp. NBC_00554 genome, the region TTCCGCAGGGGGCCCGCCAGGCGAGGACGACGTAGTCGCCGGGCACCAGATCGGTGACCCCGTCGCCGACCGCTTCGATCGTGCCGGCCGCCTCATGGCCGAGGAGGAAGGGGAAGTCGTCGGTGATCGCGCCCTCCCGGTAGTGCAGATCCGTGTGGCAGACCCCGCAGGCCTGTACGGCGACGAGCACCTCGCCGGGCCCGGGATCGGGAACGACGATCGTCCGCACCTCGACGGGTGCGCCCTTCTTGACAGCGACTACGGCACGGACCTCGTGTGGCACGACAAGCTCCTCTGCTGTTGCGCAATGCACGATGGGTTGCGCGATGAGGAACATATTGAGAATGCCGACAGGGGGTCGTCAAGAGGTGGGGGTTAACCCTTGGCAAAAGGAACGGGCGGGACGAAACGTGCCCGACACACAGAGGCGCGGGGCCAGGAGATTCCTGGCCCCGCGCCATGTGTCCATGCGATGCGGTGTCCCGGGGTTGCGCCGTGCCGGGTGGGTTTTCCGGCCGCGCTACGTGCCCGCTGTCCGCTCTGTGTCCGCTACGGCTTCCGTCAGAAGCCGTAGCCCATCCGGCGCGAGAGTTCGGCCGCGGCGGCGACCGTGCGCTTGGCGAGATCCGGCAGACGGTCGGAGTCCAGCCGGTACACCGGCCCCGAGGTGCTGATCGCGCCGATGACCTTGCCGTCGTGGGCGCGCACCGGGGCGGCGACCGCCGCAAGTCCCAGCTCCAGCTCCTCGAGCGCGAACGCGTAGCCCTGCTCGACGACCGCTTCCAGTTCGGAGCGGAGCGCGGCCGTGCCGGTGATGGTGCGCTCGGTGAACCGCGGCAGCGGGCGGGCGAGCAGGCCCTCGCGCAGCGTGGGCGGGAGATGCGCGAGGAGGACCTTTCCGCTGGAGGTGGCGTGCAGCGGTGTCCGTCTGCCCAGCCAGTTCTGCGCGGTGACGGAGGCGGCGCCGCGGGCCTGCATGATGTTGACCGCCGCGTCGTCGTCGAGGACCGCGATGTTGACGGTCTCGCCCAGCTCGTCGGCCAGTTCGCGGCAGACCGGAACGCCCTCCTGGGAGATGTCCAGACGTACTGCCGCCGCCCCCGCCAGGCGCAGTACGGCCGCTCCCAGGTAGTACTTCCCGCGGTCCTTGGCCTGTGCCACCAGACCGCGGTTCTCCAGGACGCCGAGCAGCCGGAACGCGGTGGACTTGTGCACCTCCAGCTCGTCGGCGATCTCGGTGACACCCGCCTCGCCGAGCCGGGCGAGGATTTCCAGCACGCTCACGGCGCGGTCCACCGACTGGACTGCACTGCCGGCGCCCCTGCCCTGCTTCTCCGGCGTCGCCCTGTTGGCCTCGGTCTCCTCGTTCCCCTCAGCCTGCTTCTGAGTGCGGGTCATAGCTCAACTCTCACCACCTGGCGGCCCTGTTTGGGCCGCATCTGCGGGAAGCCCTTGACGTGACGGGACCCCCGCGCGGATTCTGTTGCGCATAGCGCTCCCTCATGCGCCATACGAAACATCATGTTACCGAAGCGTCCGGAACCGGAAAGGGCTCGAAGGCGAGCCCGTCCCGCTCGTTCCCGGACGACCTGGACCTTGAGAGGTCGCGGACGAAGCGTCCGGACCGAGAGGGGGGCCCATGATTCCCGTCTGCCGCCTTGAAGACCTCCCCGTGGGCGAATCCGTCCGTGTCGACACCACACCGCCCGTCGCCGTGTTCAACGCCGACGGCGAGCTGTACGCCATCGACGACACCTGCACCCACCAGGACGCCTCCCTCTCCGAGGGCTGGCTGGAGGGCTGTCTGGTCGAATGCCCGCTGCACGCCGCCTCATTCGATCTCCGTACGGGCCAACCGACGTGCCTCCCCGCACGCCGCCCCGTCCGCACCCACCGCGTCACCGTCGACGACGGCGTCATCCACGTCCACCCGGCCGCGGAGGAGGGCACCGCCGCATGACGTACGAGACCACCGCCGACCCTGAGCGGACTGCTCCCCGAGGAGCCCCCGTGGTTCGGCGTGCCGCTGGTGATGCCGGCGCCGCCCCTGTCGTACGGGCCGGGAGGCGCGCCTCATGAGGACCGTGACCGTCGTCGGTGCCTCCCTCTCCGGGGTGTACGCGGCCCGCGAACTGCGGACCCAGGGGTTCGACGGACGGCTGGTGATCGTCGGGGACGAGCCCCACCGACCCTACGACCGCCCGCCCCTGTCCAAGGACTTCCTCACCGGCCGCGCCGACGAGGACCAACTCGCCCTCACCGACGCCGAGGAGACCGCCGAACTCGACGCCGAGTGGCTCCTCGGCGTACGTGCCCGCGGCCTCGACGCCCGCGGCCGCACCGTCCTCCTCGACAACGGACGCACCGTCTCCACCGACGGCGTGGTCATCGCCACCGGCGCGGCGGCCCGCCGCCTCCCGGGTGACGACCTCGCCGGCGTCCACACTCTGCGCACCCTCGACGACGCCCGTGCCCTGCGCGAGGAACTCACCCGGGGCCCGCTCCGCGTCGTCGTCATCGGAGGCGGCTTCATCGGCGCGGAGACCGCCTCCTCGTGCGCCGCCCTCGGCCATGACGTCACGGTCGTCGAGGCCGCCCCGCTGCCCCTCGTCCCTCACCTCGGCCCCGACATGGCAGCCGTGTGCGCCGCGCTGCACCGCCGAGGCGGCGTCAGCCTTGTCACCGGCATCGGTGTCGCCGGCCTGCGGGGGAGCGGCACCGTGCGATCAAGCGGAGGCCGCACCGCGGCTTCGCACGATGGCCCCGCCGCCGGCCCGTCGGTCGCCGAGGACGTCGCGCCGCGGCGCACCGTCACCGGGGTGCGGCTCACCGACGGCCGGACCCTGCCCGCCGACGTGGTGATCGTGGGCATCGGCGCCACCCCCAACACCGGCTGGCTCGCGGGCTCGACGCTCGCCCTGCACGACGGCGTACTGTGCGACGACGGTTGCGTGACCGGACTTGCGCAGGTGGTCGCCGTCGGAGACGTCGCCCGCGTCGGAGGCGCCCGCACCGAACACTGGACCTCCGCCACCGAACAACCCCGGGTCGCCGTACGCAACTTGCTCGCCGGCCGCACCGTCGACACCGTGCGATCCCTGCCCTACTTCTGGTCCGACCAGTACGGCGCACGCATCCAGTTCGCGGGCCGACGACACGAGGCCGACACCGTCCGTATCGCCGAGGGCGCCATCGAGGACGGCGCACCCGCCGAGGGCGGCTTCCTCGCCCTCTACGAACGCGACGGCCGTACGACAGCCGTCCTCTCCGTCGACCGCCCGCGCCCGTTCATGCGAGCACGCCGTGAACTGGCCCGCAGCGCAGGCCCGGTGGAGTCGGCGGCACTGTGACGACCTGAGCGTTCAGAGAGCGTGCGGGCGGGCCGTGGGGCCGGTGGTCCGCGGAGTGGGCGTAGCGGGGTGGGGTCGTGCTCAGGCGCGACCCCGGTCGCCATGAGTCGGCAGTCGCCATGAGTCGCGAGTCGCTAGTCGCGATGAGTCGCGACTCATGGCACCTGGTCGCACCCGGTCGACCGTCATCGCACCTACGAATGCGACAACTGCCCCGCCCCGCCCTGTCGACGTATTCGCTCCTGAGTGCGCTCGGCCGTCCGTGCCTGCCGCCGCGCCCTGCGCCGTTCGCGCCGCAAGGCCCGCGCGGTGCTGCTCGGTACCGACACCACTCCGTTCCGCTGGTTCCACACCTGTCGCGTCACCCAGACGTCGAGGGCGGCCCAGGTGGCCACGACCGTGCTGGCCACACTGCTGAGAACCATGGGGAACGCCAGCCAGGATCCCGCGAGCGTGGACAGGAAGGCCACCATGGCCTGGATCAGCGTCACGGCGATGATGATCACCGCTCGCACAGCCGCCGTACGCACCGGATCGGGAAGTCGACGCCTGCGTGCGGGCTCCTCGACCCACAACGGCCGGTAGTACGCCCGCTCTTCGTACTCCTCCTCAGCCGCGAGGCCCCGGCCTTCCGCAAGGGCGGGGCCCTCCGCGATGCCGGGTCCGTCCGTGCGGCTGCGCCCGTCCACGGCAATGCCCTGCCCGTCGGCCTGGTCGTGACCGCCTGCCGCACCGTGCCGCTCGGCCGACCGGTCGTGCCCGTTCACCGGAATGTCGCGATCCGGTGCCTGCGTGGCCGGTTGTACCGCCTCGGGTACCGCAACGCTGGTCCCGGCCGCCCCGCTCCGCTCCGCCGTGCCCATCAACTTGTCACTCCCCACCGCCCAGCAGACCCTTCGCACCGGTGTCAGGTGACCCCGGCTCCCCAGTGGCTGCCCGGCTTGCGCTGAATTACGCCGCCTGGGTGTGGCATGCGGCGCCTGTGGCCGATTCCGCACCCATCTCCCGTACAGAAAGACGAACAACGCGCCCTGAAGATTCCCAAGGAGCGAAGAATTCCGGCCAACTGACGGAGTTCACCTCTCCGATGTAATCCCGCCCAACGGGCGGATTCGGGGAGGCAATCTCACCCAATGAACGGACAACTCCCCATGTTTTGTTCCCCATATGAGGCGTGTGCTCCCGGACGGGTCTTCGAGTTACTTGAGCGTCGGTAGTAGGCTCACGCCGTTTGTTGACGCACATGTGTACCCCCGGGTCGGAGGGGGTCGAGCTGGGGGAGGCCATGCGCTTTCGCGGGAAGTCCATCCGCAGGAAGATCGTGGCGCTGCTCCTGGTGCCGCTGGTGTCCTTGACCGCGATCTGGGCGTTCGCCACGGTGCTCACCGGGCGCGAGGCCAACGACCTGTTCAACGTGTCGGACGTCGTGGAGAAGATCGGCTATCCCACCGAGGACGCCGTCCGAGTCCTCCAGCAGGAACGCCGCCAGACTCTCGTCTATCTGGCCGACCCGCGCGCCTCCGACGCCCTCGCGGCGCTCAAGCGGAGCCGGACCGCCACTGACGACGCCGTGGCGAAGGTCCGAAAGAACGCCAAGGACGAGCAGGTCCGCGGGAGCATGGGTGAGCGCACCTCCGAGCGCCTCACCACCATCCTGGACGCCTTCGACGGAATCGACTCGCTGCGCCAGAGCGTCGAGGACGGCACCGTCAACCGCGCGCAGGCCCTCGACCTCTACAACCGTCTGGTCGACCCCTGCTACGTCCTGATGACCAACATCCACCTGCTCAACAACGTGGAGATGGACAAGCAGGGCCGCGCACTGGTCAACCTCGCCCGGGCCCGTGAGCTCGTCTCCCGCGAGGACGCCCTCCTGGGCTCCGCGCTCGTCGCGGGCCGCATCACGCAGGACGAGATCCGCGATGTCTCCGACCTCATGGCACAGCGCTCCCTGATGTACGAGATGAGCCTGCCGCTGTTGCCCTCCTCGGAGCGCGAACGGTACGAGCGCTACTGGAAGAACGCCGACACGGCGCCCCTGCGGGTGGCCGAGCAGGCCGTCGTCACCTCCTCGGCAGGCTCGCCCCGCGGTGTCACCGCGAAGAGCTGGGACACCGCGGCCGGACGGGTCGTCGACGAGCTCGGCACGCTCAACGACCGAGCGGCCGACCGCTACCAGGACCGGGTCCGGCCGGTGGCCGTGGGAGTCATCCTCAAGGCGGTCATCGCCGGCGTCCTCGGCCTCATCGCCCTGCTGATCTCGCTCTTCATGTCCGTACGCATCGGCCGGAGCCTCATCCGCGACCTGCGCCGACTGCGCCTGGATGCCCACGAGGCGTCCGGCGTCCGGCTGCCCAGCGTCATGCGCCGCCTGTCCGCGGGCGAGCAGGTCGACGTCGAGACCGAAGTGCCGCGCCTGGAGTACGACAAGAACGAGATCGGTGAGGTGGGCCAGGCCCTCAACACCCTTCAGCGCGCCGCCGTCGAGGCCGCCGTCAAGCAGTCCGAACTCCGCGATGGCGTCTCCGAGGTCTTCGTCAACCTCGCCCGCCGCAGCCAGGTCCTGCTCCACAAGCAGCTCACCCTGCTCGACACCATGGAGCGCAGGACCGACGACACCGACGAGCTCGCCGACCTGTTCCGCCTCGACCACCTGACCACCCGCATGCGCCGCCACGCCGAGGGCCTGGTGATCCTCTCGGGCGCCGCCCCGTCCCGGCAGTGGCGCAAGCCGGTCCAGCTCATGGACATCGTCCGCGCCGCCGTCGCCGAGGTCGAGGACTACGAGCGCATCGAGGTACGCCGGCTTCCGCGCGTCGCCGCCACCGGGCCCGCCGTCGCCGACCTGACCCATCTCGTCGCCGAACTCCTCGAGAACGCCACGGTGTTCTCGCCCCCGCACACGGCCGTGCAGGTTCTCGGCGAGCGCGTCGCCAACGGCTTCACCCTGGAGATCCACGACCGCGGCCTGGGTATGGCGGCCGAGGCGCTCCTCGACGCCAACCTGAGGCTCGCCGAAACCCCCGAGTTCGAGCTGTCCGACACCGACCGGCTCGGCCTCTTCGTGGTCAGCAGGCTCGCACAGCGGCAGAACGTCCGCGTCTCCCTCCAGCCCTCCCCGTACGGCGGTACCACCGCGGTCGTCTTCATTCCCGACGCGCTGCTCACGGACGACGTGCCGGACACGAACGGCATCGGGTTCCGTCTCGACCGCGCGCTGCCCACAAAGGAGGGCGAGGTCGAAGCGGAGCGGAAGGCCGCGCTCTCCCAGGTCCCGGTCCACCTTCCCGGCCTGCCCGCCTCGATCCTCGACGGGCCCGTCGAACTGGAAGCTCCGGTCGACCTGGACACCCTCAGCGGCTTCCCCGGCGCACTCGGCGACGACGACAGCGAACGCGGCGGTCTGTTCCGGCCGCGCCGCTCCATCGCGGGTGTCCCGGGTGAACAGCACCAGCAGGCCCGCGACAGCCGGGGCGAGCCCGCCCGATCCGGCGACGACGGCCAGCCGGACGCTCCCGTCCCGCTGCCCCGGCGCAGGGCACCCAAGCTCGTCAGCTCGCACGGTCGTCCCGTGACCCAGACGCGGTCCCGCCGCGACGGGGCGGGCGAGGAGCCGGCGGAGGACTTCGAGCCGGGCCGTGGTCCGGAGCAGGCGGAGAGCCCGGAGACGGGGGAACAAAGAGACATGGCGGAGCCCGACGGTACGGAGCCGCTCGCGGCCCGGCGCGTCGATCGCGCGGAGACTCCGGCGCTGCGCGGGAGCGAGCGCGCCGAGACGCCGGCACGACGCGCCGGCGAGAGCGCTGAGAGCCCGTTGCGGCACGGGGTCGAGCGCTCTGATTCCACAGGTCCCGGAAGGGTCCCCGGACCGCGCGAGGTTTCTGGCCTACGGCCGGCACCCGGGCTTCGAGAGACCACCGAGCTTCGGCACACCGCCGGGAGCCGAGAGGCCCCCGCTCTTCCGCAACGCAGCCGTCGCACCACCCCGTCGCCCGGCGCGGACGAGACCATCCCGCGTTCCGACGGCGCGACGGCAGGGGCGGAACCGGGCGCGGGCCCGCTGCCCCGCCGCGTCAGACAGGCCAATCTGGCCCCGCAGTTGAAGGACGGCCCCGAGCGGCGCACCGAGCGGGACAAGGCCCGCACCGGCAGCGGAGCGGACCCCGCCGAACGTGACGCCGACGAGGTACGCAACCGGATGGCCTCGCTCCAGCGCGGCTGGCAGCG harbors:
- a CDS encoding IclR family transcriptional regulator, which encodes MTRTQKQAEGNEETEANRATPEKQGRGAGSAVQSVDRAVSVLEILARLGEAGVTEIADELEVHKSTAFRLLGVLENRGLVAQAKDRGKYYLGAAVLRLAGAAAVRLDISQEGVPVCRELADELGETVNIAVLDDDAAVNIMQARGAASVTAQNWLGRRTPLHATSSGKVLLAHLPPTLREGLLARPLPRFTERTITGTAALRSELEAVVEQGYAFALEELELGLAAVAAPVRAHDGKVIGAISTSGPVYRLDSDRLPDLAKRTVAAAAELSRRMGYGF
- a CDS encoding bifunctional 3-phenylpropionate/cinnamic acid dioxygenase ferredoxin subunit encodes the protein MIPVCRLEDLPVGESVRVDTTPPVAVFNADGELYAIDDTCTHQDASLSEGWLEGCLVECPLHAASFDLRTGQPTCLPARRPVRTHRVTVDDGVIHVHPAAEEGTAA
- a CDS encoding NAD(P)/FAD-dependent oxidoreductase; translation: MRTVTVVGASLSGVYAARELRTQGFDGRLVIVGDEPHRPYDRPPLSKDFLTGRADEDQLALTDAEETAELDAEWLLGVRARGLDARGRTVLLDNGRTVSTDGVVIATGAAARRLPGDDLAGVHTLRTLDDARALREELTRGPLRVVVIGGGFIGAETASSCAALGHDVTVVEAAPLPLVPHLGPDMAAVCAALHRRGGVSLVTGIGVAGLRGSGTVRSSGGRTAASHDGPAAGPSVAEDVAPRRTVTGVRLTDGRTLPADVVIVGIGATPNTGWLAGSTLALHDGVLCDDGCVTGLAQVVAVGDVARVGGARTEHWTSATEQPRVAVRNLLAGRTVDTVRSLPYFWSDQYGARIQFAGRRHEADTVRIAEGAIEDGAPAEGGFLALYERDGRTTAVLSVDRPRPFMRARRELARSAGPVESAAL
- a CDS encoding nitrate- and nitrite sensing domain-containing protein is translated as MRFRGKSIRRKIVALLLVPLVSLTAIWAFATVLTGREANDLFNVSDVVEKIGYPTEDAVRVLQQERRQTLVYLADPRASDALAALKRSRTATDDAVAKVRKNAKDEQVRGSMGERTSERLTTILDAFDGIDSLRQSVEDGTVNRAQALDLYNRLVDPCYVLMTNIHLLNNVEMDKQGRALVNLARARELVSREDALLGSALVAGRITQDEIRDVSDLMAQRSLMYEMSLPLLPSSERERYERYWKNADTAPLRVAEQAVVTSSAGSPRGVTAKSWDTAAGRVVDELGTLNDRAADRYQDRVRPVAVGVILKAVIAGVLGLIALLISLFMSVRIGRSLIRDLRRLRLDAHEASGVRLPSVMRRLSAGEQVDVETEVPRLEYDKNEIGEVGQALNTLQRAAVEAAVKQSELRDGVSEVFVNLARRSQVLLHKQLTLLDTMERRTDDTDELADLFRLDHLTTRMRRHAEGLVILSGAAPSRQWRKPVQLMDIVRAAVAEVEDYERIEVRRLPRVAATGPAVADLTHLVAELLENATVFSPPHTAVQVLGERVANGFTLEIHDRGLGMAAEALLDANLRLAETPEFELSDTDRLGLFVVSRLAQRQNVRVSLQPSPYGGTTAVVFIPDALLTDDVPDTNGIGFRLDRALPTKEGEVEAERKAALSQVPVHLPGLPASILDGPVELEAPVDLDTLSGFPGALGDDDSERGGLFRPRRSIAGVPGEQHQQARDSRGEPARSGDDGQPDAPVPLPRRRAPKLVSSHGRPVTQTRSRRDGAGEEPAEDFEPGRGPEQAESPETGEQRDMAEPDGTEPLAARRVDRAETPALRGSERAETPARRAGESAESPLRHGVERSDSTGPGRVPGPREVSGLRPAPGLRETTELRHTAGSREAPALPQRSRRTTPSPGADETIPRSDGATAGAEPGAGPLPRRVRQANLAPQLKDGPERRTERDKARTGSGADPAERDADEVRNRMASLQRGWQRGREENAAGDEPHDGTAPRKTKGDGR